cagttattcgtttttgaaaaataataaaataacaaaaccgctacatgagaaatcgagtgaatatccaacatgtacaaatataaatttcaaacgctcataaaagttaaatttgatttgcttgtaaataattattttttgataaaggtagacaaacttatgaggaatcttgtattacatttaaaatcttagatttaaaaagaaaaatgtttatgaattctcaactcgtaataatttgcttattttcgtgatttatccgtattttttcaatatttgaactttaaatgcttataaataaaaacaatgactaaggatttttatcaTTCTTCAAATATCATAAGAACATTAtagtagaagccttgtattcaattttcaagcttttttacccaacaaataaagttttattgacattcatagaaaaagtgactaataaaattgaaaacagaaaatgttcaaaacaaatcaaaatatttttaaaatttgatcgtGTATAGACAATGCATATCGGTGACATTCGAATATGAGAATAATGAATGTCATCAAATAGATATGATTacgtttttaataacatatcgataagataattttataattaatataattataattaacttattagtccatccaatttttattgtaatattataatacaattaacaaaaaaattaaatataacagtaTATTCCCTTATAACAaacggttttataatattacaaaatatactatatggTTCGGTTACTATGTTTCATCAATTTGCAtactcatattaaatatatatggcAATTTGAAACGAATGAACTGTATGCTTatgattaattcataatataaccaTTAACAGATTGCGATATTTTCGATGTATGCGAAACTTTTTACTCGTACCTACCACAATCCTCAAATGAAAAACTCGAATATTAGTCCATAGATTTAAGTAACTATCTGTTTAGGCGCTGTTCGAACACTATGCTATGTGAGATTAACATTCTTATCAAGGTTGGACTTTGGTTTCTagataattgtattcaataacaTACGAAATTCACAGTGACTTAATTTTAATCAACGAAATTGATATAATCCctaataaaaacaactaaacgataaacatataatattaaaatcaaaattacaccACCGTCTTTTCAACAGACATAAGAAATATAAAGCAGAagaaatacagaaaaaataatagatacctcacgtttagtaaattaaacaacatattttattcaatacgtGACGTACAATAGTTGACAGTTGTTATtaatacgacataatataatacaatttttaaaacttttaaaatgtaattcgtAATTACtagatcaataatattttttaatgaataacttAAGAACAAAAACAACGACATAATTTATTAACCCGTTTCGTATCAAACAGCAGCGTATGgtctacattttaaaatgaaaaaataatataataatataatataaagagtataataatataatttaaaataatataggcccTAGTTTTGGCGACTAGGTGGTTTAGGATACATTGGCTTGGCATCCTTCTGCCGTGTGGGTGTAACAAGCGCAGTCGGAAATTTTACTTGAGATGCCTTAGCCTTATCCCAATTAGATACAGTTTTGTCCAACGCCTTTTGAAGGTTGAATAATGATTTACCGTCTTTCGAAGAAGACGAAGAAGGAGGCATGTCGTTGGTAGTCTAAAACAAAATGATGAGATcataacaattacatttttacaataattatttaaacttttatttttggttttttttaaatacaattttcataaataaacgaaaaacataaacataacatatagttaattaaatattataaattaacgataattgtatttacgtattgttatttaaaaaaaataatagaaaggTACGATATAACGGTATAATGATAATTGACAAATAGCCAAGAGTGACGTCATGGAGCAGATGAGTTACCAGCCGCCAATTTTAATGTGAAAAAGTAGTTGGATTTACactatgattttaataacttactgaagtatttgaaatttttttttttttaattggcttGGCATCGTTTGGCTTTGTGGGTGAAACAAGCGCAAGGTCTGTTTCTGCTTTATCTCTAGCTGCCTTAGCCTTATCCCAATCAGACACACATTTGTCCAACGCCTTTTGAAGGTTGAATGATGGCTTACCATCTTTTGAAGAAGATTGAGAAGGAGAATGAGAAGAAGACATGTTGTTGGTAGTCTAAAACAAAACGATGAGATCATAACAATTACatctttacaattattttaaacttcaccttcttttatttttgattaaatattacttattgatgtataaaaaatattaatattgattatgtttACTAAAGTTGTAACTCGTAGGTGCAAAAATAGAAGTGTTATGTAGTAACAAAACGTTATTTGGCTTAAATAATTTTGTCCTTGCCTAATAATTGGCAAAGTTTTGAAAgtcaattaaatgtaatttctttcagttaaaagttaataattaacaaaataaggtgggcaagtggttgtcgctctgctgtatagaaGGTTACAAGTAGAtaactgtaatagatggtgttaaatttgaattcaaagatataatatcgttgtataagaaaaacgattctgagcgaaaacggccagtcagcctatgatactactaagtatatttgatgatactattgtaaataaaaaaattcatataaaacctatttacgtgaaacatttttttaaatattcaatcattagctataaaagttgagaattttatacatttttaactacaaaacaattattaaattttaaatttgatgaatttcgtcaaaattcgaactttcaatgcttataaaaaaaaatttgtgtctatgtattcttaatatttttttactgctattgtaaaaatatatcaggagctttgcatttttaccaaacaaatacaattttattgatatttacagaaaaaaaaaactaaaaaaatggaaaattgagATATGTCCgtcaacagctcaaaaagagtcaaatttttTGGAAACTgttgtggtgtatagaaaatgctaatataaacattcagtgaaattttaaagtatctacgtCGTTcctattttaattacaacaaaataaggaaatcgttacatgagaaatcgagtgaatatcaaatgttgtaaaaatatgaatttcaaacgctcataaaaacttaatttgactttcttctaGAATTCTTCTCGACTAACACtataaattagattattataatatataattaaaaaattaaactaccaAAATCTAAAAAGAGTTAACAAACCAACACTATTGTTTATGTTTACtatagttgtaacttgtaggtgtctaataaaaaataaaagtgttatTTAGTAACGATTCAATATTTGGTTTAAATAATTGGCTCCATGCCTAATGGGAATTATATCTAAAGAGTAATTCCTATAATACAACGTATTTTTTTTCAGCATGTAAAAATTaacatgtaatatgtaaaaagaAATAGCATTTGTACCAACAAGGATGTATTGGTATACGGTTACGCGGGTATAAGGCGTATACCCGTCAACGGATTTTCGATTTTCGGCGCATACCCAATGTAAAATCaaagttaaaacttatttattaaatattagttcataggaaaaattgttatgatgttttaatgaattatttatctatagaaGTATTGAAGATAACATAATGTGgtgtatttaaagtattttaagttcaatttagtAAACGCGGCAAACGTGTATCTTGCATTCTTGcggtattgtatatatttgtaacCACTGACGCTACGTGTTTATCAGACACGGGCCAGTTGAatggcttattatttttgttttaacatgTATTgtgtaaaaagaaatataatttctaccaatattaatatgttatatatttaaaaatattgaacatcatCAATAATCAGGTGATATATTAGGCAATGGTgtgcaagttaatgaaaataattaactgtgaaAACTGAAGTTAATGAAATTAGATTGCcttcagttaaaagttaagCTGTGATATTCTTACATCATAAATTGCCCTAGTATTTGATTAACAGAAACATTAACCGAGACTATTAACACTGTATAGAACATtagattcttataatatataataagaaattaaattaccaaaatcgaaaaaaaatcaacGAACGAACACTAAACAACCAGATTACTTGAGGATGAATGAAACTATCATAACTTATGAGTCTTACATAATTCACATAGTGAATTCACATAGTTTATGTAAATCAGTActaatcaatatatattttttattttttatttatttatgacgtTAAACAACGTTTTacagaaatcaataattaataagatatttaaaaatataacatcggTTAACTCAAAAAGTGAAATAACAACTTAATGTACAATAACATCCTCCTCCCACAAAGTATTTGCAAGAAATATTTTGCTACATTAACTCATCCTGAATGTTGTAcaccaaaatatgtttttactataaaatgtgttttcagAAATAATCAAAACACGCGTCATTGTAATTTCAATACATgctcagtatttaaaaaataaattatagcagGCCGGTGATGGAcgaaagtaggtacctatctacggTAGatgtttaaaatgtctatagtgAATACCAcgccaaatattaaaataaaatcttgatgaaaattaaaatttttacaatacagaccatattattatgtgccgaAGAAGAAAGAgataaaattgtcaaattatattataaataaaataaataattcttaccGTTATAAAAGTGGTGTAAAAACGAACTGTTGTCTTTATTTTGATACACAAGAGAGCAGAATAAATAACAGtacaaaatacagaaataatttaatgttgaatataattatgaacTGAGTTTTGAATAAACGCTTATCGTTTTTCGGGATAGGTTTTTGTAAAGAAATCTTATCGATGATTCATTGTTCGGCGATTTCGTAATGTTATTAAAGATCATTTAAGTTCATTTTAGTGATGATGTATACTAAtctcatatttaattaaaattgtaccaTGTACCTAcagacaattttaatataaacatggtAAACCTTTTATGAAGGTATCTatggttatttgttttgtaagtataacaaaataaccaaattatcaaactatatatctatttttatttttaattcttaaagtaatgttactttaaattattatatgactctttttcgattttagtaatttaattttctaattatatattataataatcttattttcTATACAGTGTTAATCGTCTTGGTTAATGtttctgtaaataaaatactaggGCAGTTTATGATGTAAGAATACCGtagtttaacttttaactaaaagCAATTTAAATCTTTGCCTGTTATATCAATcattgattattttcaatattttaaaatatataacatattaatattggtgCTAatgaaatttagatttttacaaatttacaatcaatcttttacaattatagtaaacttagacaatattaatgtttttatacatcaataattaatattttagtaacagtttaaaataattgttaagatGTAATTGTTATGATctctttgttttgttttagacTACCAACGACATGTCTTTGAATGATCGCAAATCATTATCCAACCTTCAAAAGGCGTTGGACTAATGTTTGTCTGATTGGGATAAGGATAAGGATAAGGCAGCTAGAGATAAAGCAAAAACGGACCTTGCGCTTGTTTCACCCACACAGCCGAAGGATGCCAAGccagttttttaaaaactacatgGTCGTAAAAAATAgggcctatattattttaaaagttattaagaTACTCTTTgtcttaaattattacattatttttcattttcattattgtaGACCGTACGCGGCCGTTTGATACGAAACGAGTTGATAAATTAAgacgttgttttttttcttgattgTTGTAGTAATtacgtattacatttaaaaagttttaaaaatcatattatattatgtcttattagttattaataacaactgtcacgtattgaataaaatatgtcgcttaatttactaaacgtaaggtacctaatatattttctgtatttCTTCTGCTTTATATTGCTTATGTTTTAACGGACGTTGAAAAGACGGTggtgtatttttgattttaatataatatgtttatcgattagttgtttttcttaaatttctgaaataaaaatgtgattagaaTCATTTGTGAACATTTGTTACATAGTTAATCCCAATCAGTTACCAAAAACTAAATatcaagataataataaaattactaatgtttcttttttttccaaaaagtaTACCTAGAGCttaattaagttgaattaattactGAAGTTCAAAACGTAAGTACCTATgtcataaaaatacaatttaagataaatattcgatatcataaataaactccatgaaaatatttaaaaaataaatatgaaaacacACTGTTATTAACATATAAGTACtgttttaaattagaattttgaatattatattctatgggtATAGAACTCTGAATAAGACCTATTTATATcagtttaatagtttattacttGACACTACCCAGAGCcgtatttgacaaaaaaaaagactaataactCCCCTGAATTTTCATCAATGTGGGGTATTTTGTAATTGTAGGCCAGTAGTCTTTTACATTTCCAGTGTGCCCCTGGGTTCATTTAGCCAATACAACACTAATCAAATAAAAGAAATCAATTGGTTTTAAAGTAGCGTATACAATTGCTGTAAAGGATACCTACTGTTCAAATGAATGACGTGCATTTCGCTGcaagtttattttcaaatacattttccaAAGCCGTGTTGTTGTGTGGGGACAAATATATAAATGCCTTTAATTAGGaagaaataaaatgaatacacttttaattattataatatcaacactTATTAGTTGCCACTGTAAATGATTTAGAGGCAATAGGTATATGACTGGTTTTTGATCAACGTTCATGAAGATCAATCCGAAGTTTGATCAAAAATACTTGTTGGTTACAAATTAACTGATTGCTCAAGCCcagaatgttttttttcagCTTTAAAGCAAGCTTCTTTCTTATTCATGTGTAGtggaaactattatttattcctagacaaaatttaagaatattatataatatatagttgagtGTTAGAGCCACGCTGTTTGAGTTTAATTGGTGAAGATTCCAACATTGTCACTAGACAGCCGATCTGAAGACGTTGGTAATCACATCACAATCACCTTTTCAATctgaatacaaatacaaaataaagggTGGTTTAAAAGTTATTTCTGTTGAATGTATTAGTTCTTATACCTAGAAATAGTGTAGTTATATCATGTAGCTGAAACCTGTTCTCCAAATCAttagaaacatatttttctCGAGATGTTttccatacaatttttttttttttatagaatatcagCTTTATAACCAAATTTTACACCtaaaagtgtaataaaaaaatagtttatttatactacAAAACACAACTGACTTGGTACAAATTATGTATTGTgcactgttttattttaatttgtgtagaTCTGTCACTGTTTACAagactaaaaatattagatacctatgtGTAACTGTGTAacattatgttgtatatttaacAAACACCATTGACTCGTTTGACAGTTAACAATTAACATCAATGTAATAGAAAATACGTACCGAGAAGGGTCTTTGGCAAAAGAAAGAAACCAACAGTTTCTTTTTGCGTTTTCATTTCTCCGCACGATTTTACTGCGCATTTAAAAGAATAACCAGTCTTATGAATCCACAATGAaatagtatgtaggtatattatataatgcacaATATAAATCACGGACACAAAATCGTACACTTAGTAAACACAGTACAGCAGTGACCAGTAAATTCGGATTAAGCTCGTGGTAAGTCGTGATAGTATAACTAGATGGATATATTAAGATAGCAGCAAAGGTATAAACAAAGTCGACCACTGTTAAAACTAAACAGAACAAACCATAGACCTCTCAACAAATGGACTGCGCATTGATTATGTGTAATACCGCCGATATGAACGTAGGCAACCATCGATAAATATCTCATATGGATTATACTCCAAGAAAAATTTACCCGCGCAAAACATGTTTATATGACTAAAATTATGTAACTAATCTATGATTAGCTTTGTACGTTCGTaacttgtatataaaaaaattcgttatatttaatttgaattttatattataagaataaatatttaataatgtcaaACTGGTGTTCTATTACAGGTTTctcaaataattctaaaattccAGGAATCAAACTTCATAAGTAAaacacttatttaaattaataaattgtactcaGCTCcttttaaatatagatttcttaattataaatacctaaaaacaacaacaaaaccaTAAAGAaccatagtttaaaaaaaattattattattttatgatttttttacttatatataatattgtaagacaaatattatattattttatatatcgtATCAAATACTATAGAATATTTAATCATAGACCATTTTATTAGGTTAACGGTTGTATTTTCTTCCAAGTACATCCGATCGAGGAGGATCtgagcataaaataatatttattgctttgtgatttaaaaatttgaggGTAAGCTTTTACAaaagttcataaatataataaataaaatatatatataaaataaatgcaggtaattaataattgattttcagaaaacaattttctaaattttaattattataataatattaattttacttctgTGTTACTCGCACtctcaaaaataaaagtatttttgatattaaaaattgtaaaattcattaggtattttattcaaacaacaatttaaatccacattttaataaaaaacattttgggcATTAGTCTGTGCCCCCTCCCTTCCTTACATCATTCGAGCActgagtaggtacatatattaccTAATAACGTATTACAAATACAAGTTTGGGCACTCTCCACTCAGCTGGTAGTAAAACCTAGTAATATGATTTAGTGATTAAGTGGCCCTAAAAAGGaccattttgttgaaaattatgaaaacgtttggCACCTCGATCCTTTTCCCGGACCTTTTGCCTCCTTTGCCACGACCAGTCATGATAACTTATTGCTGAAAATAATACTTGTGATAAATACGAGACTTGTTgagatgaattataatttattgacccTTCGGCTCAACGAGACGTCTGCTCACCCACCCGAAAACCGTATAAATAAGGTACGTGGACATTGTAATTACCTACcagaataaaataacaattttcattaatttatagagtataatgacaatattttcaaagttcaaacagaCCTACCTAAACAATCGCAATATGCATCGTGGTACTTTTTGTTCTTAAAcaacgaaataatttattaattcgtTTCATATCAAACAgcattgaaaatgaaaaaataatataaaatatttttatttttattttttattggtctaGAGGCCAGCAACTACGGTCATTAGCTATTGTAGGAGTTACGGTTGGTTTAGTTGGTACGTTTGGTTAGCAACACGTGTACCAATGTGTGGCAAGATTTTTTCCCACTATATGGGTGCGGAtggtataatgaaatattaatttcagaTTTAAATGCTATTTTACTGAAGTATAATATcacttaggtatttattatacgttcataaaaatatctTTCAGTGACCAACAttcaagaatattataaaaatacgattAAATGATTATCACCAAacgtaacatataaattaaaatcacgtGTACTGGTTGCTTGGTCTTGATGTTTATGTATTGGCGCACGTCTTACACGCTCGTATTAATATTCGCGCGTTGACGAATATCTATgagagttatatattatttttgaggtaAGCGCACATTAGATGTGCTTGTGATTTTTTTCGAGAAATGTGTGGTTTTCGTTCTGAATACCTAATTGGCTTAATTCATGCGTGCTTGTTTTACGATTCATTTTGCTGACACGGATTTGTTTGTATTGCTTTTGAAGTAAGGTGTGTGGCTTTGTATGGCGAGAGATGTGATGTTTGACGGAATGATAAAcggatcataatattatgttttactgtTATAACTGGGAATGTCGGAACATAATAGTGAAGTATCCACTTATTTTATTCCTCTATATACAGTATGgtacaacatttttgtatttattaaaaatttgcacttcaaaataatcaaaatataatagattaagtCTTTTATATTTTGGGGGTGCACGTTTTAAACTCAGGGGTGCACAAGTCGTCTGTACACCCCCCTAATTGCGCCAATGATGTGATGTATAAACGAATTAAGTttgtaagttaatatttttgattttt
This genomic window from Metopolophium dirhodum isolate CAU chromosome 1, ASM1992520v1, whole genome shotgun sequence contains:
- the LOC132934281 gene encoding uncharacterized protein LOC132934281 → MSSSHSPSQSSSKDGKPSFNLQKALDKCVSDWDKAKAARDKAETDLALVSPTKPNDAKPIKKKKISNTSTTNDMPPSSSSSKDGKSLFNLQKALDKTVSNWDKAKASQVKFPTALVTPTRQKDAKPMYPKPPSRQN